One Pseudomonas muyukensis DNA segment encodes these proteins:
- the flgK gene encoding flagellar hook-associated protein FlgK has translation MSNLISIGLSGLNASQTALAITGNNIANAAVSGYSRQQTIQTTGPSHNIGAGFVGTGTTLSDVRRIYNAYLDNQLQTATSLNTDAAAFQDQITGIDKLLAESSTGISSVLTAFFSALQTASAKPSDIASRQLLLTQAQTLSNRFNSISSEMNKQNSSINSQLETLSGQVNKLTSSIADLNKQITQLSASGASPNNLLDARSEAVRQLNELVGVTVQERDGNYDVYMGNGQSLVTGNRANTLSAVPSAADKSQYSLQINYPNFSSDVTSVASGGQIGGLLRYRNDVLNPSMNELGRVALVVADSINSQLGQGLDANGQFGSALFSSINSAAAISQRSLASSNNSAGSGNLDVTIANSGALTTYDYEVKFTGPNQYSVRRSDGTDMGNFDLTTTPPPVIDGFTLALNGGGLAAGDSFKVSPARSAAGSINTVLTDANKLAFAGPINGVVGSGNTGSGTITQPNLGDKLNIYGGADTALIQDSIKHSMPVRMVFQAASGGTQGYTLYDSKGVSIGTGTIVPGQDNKLTINVPMRDATGAPILDGSGNPRTFSVETTVGGSPATNDSFTFGFNADGKSDNRNAQALLGLQTKSTVGLNSGTGSSFTSSYASLVERVGAKANQAKIDTVATKAVLDSAKESRNGVSGVNLDDEAANLIKFQHYYTASSQIIKAAQETFSILINAL, from the coding sequence ATGTCTAACCTGATCTCGATCGGGCTGTCGGGCCTGAATGCCAGCCAGACCGCGTTGGCCATCACCGGTAACAACATTGCCAACGCGGCGGTTTCCGGTTATTCGCGGCAGCAAACCATCCAGACCACGGGGCCGTCGCACAACATCGGCGCAGGCTTTGTCGGTACCGGCACCACGTTGTCGGATGTGCGTCGCATCTACAACGCCTACCTGGACAACCAGCTGCAGACCGCGACCTCGCTCAATACCGATGCGGCGGCATTCCAGGATCAGATCACGGGTATCGACAAACTGCTGGCCGAGAGCAGCACCGGCATCAGCTCGGTGCTGACCGCCTTTTTCTCGGCCTTGCAGACCGCTTCGGCCAAGCCTAGCGATATCGCCTCCCGGCAGTTGCTGTTGACCCAGGCGCAGACCCTGAGCAACCGGTTCAACTCCATCTCCAGCGAGATGAACAAGCAGAACAGCAGCATCAACAGCCAGCTCGAGACCCTCTCCGGGCAGGTCAACAAGCTGACCTCGAGCATTGCCGATCTCAACAAGCAGATCACCCAGCTGTCGGCCTCTGGCGCTTCGCCGAACAACCTGCTGGATGCGCGCAGCGAAGCGGTGCGCCAGCTCAACGAGCTGGTTGGCGTCACCGTGCAGGAGCGCGACGGCAACTACGATGTGTACATGGGTAATGGCCAGTCGCTGGTCACCGGTAATCGCGCCAACACCCTGAGCGCCGTGCCAAGCGCCGCCGACAAGAGCCAGTACAGCCTGCAGATCAACTACCCGAACTTCTCCTCGGATGTCACCTCGGTGGCCAGTGGTGGGCAGATCGGCGGCCTGCTGCGCTATCGCAACGACGTGCTCAATCCGTCGATGAACGAGCTGGGGCGTGTCGCCCTGGTGGTGGCCGACAGCATCAACAGCCAGCTGGGGCAGGGCCTGGACGCCAATGGGCAGTTCGGCAGCGCGTTGTTCTCCAGCATCAACAGCGCTGCGGCGATCAGCCAGCGCAGCCTGGCCTCGTCGAACAACAGCGCCGGCTCCGGCAACCTGGACGTGACCATCGCCAACAGTGGTGCGCTGACCACCTACGACTACGAAGTCAAGTTCACCGGCCCCAACCAGTACAGCGTGCGTCGCTCCGACGGCACCGACATGGGCAACTTCGACCTGACTACCACGCCACCACCGGTGATCGACGGCTTCACCCTCGCTCTGAACGGCGGTGGCCTGGCGGCTGGCGACAGCTTCAAGGTCAGCCCGGCCCGTTCGGCGGCAGGTTCGATCAATACCGTGCTCACCGACGCCAACAAGCTGGCCTTCGCCGGGCCGATCAATGGCGTGGTGGGCAGCGGCAATACCGGCAGCGGCACCATTACCCAGCCGAACCTGGGCGACAAGCTGAATATCTACGGCGGCGCCGATACCGCGCTGATCCAGGATTCGATCAAGCACTCGATGCCAGTGCGCATGGTGTTCCAGGCCGCCAGCGGGGGTACCCAGGGCTACACCCTGTACGACTCCAAGGGCGTCTCCATCGGCACCGGCACCATCGTCCCGGGCCAGGACAACAAGCTGACCATCAATGTGCCGATGCGCGATGCCACGGGCGCGCCGATCCTCGATGGCAGCGGCAACCCGCGCACCTTCAGCGTCGAGACCACCGTGGGCGGCAGCCCGGCCACCAACGACAGCTTCACCTTCGGTTTCAATGCCGATGGCAAGTCGGACAACCGCAACGCCCAGGCGCTGCTCGGGCTGCAGACCAAGTCCACGGTCGGCCTGAACTCCGGTACCGGCTCCAGCTTCACCTCGTCCTATGCCTCGCTGGTCGAGCGGGTCGGGGCCAAGGCCAACCAGGCCAAAATCGATACCGTCGCGACCAAGGCCGTGCTCGACTCGGCCAAGGAGAGCCGCAACGGGGTTTCCGGTGTCAACCTGGACGATGAGGCGGCCAACCTGATCAAGTTCCAGCACTACTACACCGCATCGTCGCAGATCATCAAGGCGGCGCAAGAAACCTTCAGCATCCTGATCAACGCTTTGTAA
- the flgJ gene encoding flagellar assembly peptidoglycan hydrolase FlgJ has translation MNPKSLISSPADSGAFTDLNRLSSLKHGDRDSEGNIRKVAQEFESLFVSEMLKASRKASDVLADEENPMNSDTTKQYRDMYDQQLAVSMSREGGGIGLQDVLVRQLSKNKSGAVNNSPFPRIDGPAPALWGGGRVAQPARGEQAAAGRNDVAALNSRRLALPGKLTDRLLAGIVPSAAGATGDSALPQRNGPSLAGVARGDWQPAQTFAAPREREGMRIIGRAVAQPPLAPNKAFSDSDAFVATMLPMAEQAAKRIGIDPRYLVAQAALETGWGKSVMRNPDGSSSHNLFGIKATGNWQGGEARAITSEFRGGQFVKETAAFRSYDSYQDSFHDLVSLLQNNSRYKDAVGSADKPEQFARELQKAGYATDPDYARKIISIARQLQPTQEYAMAGTTTNL, from the coding sequence ATGAATCCGAAGAGCCTGATTTCCAGCCCGGCCGACAGCGGCGCCTTCACCGACCTCAATCGCCTGAGCTCGCTCAAGCACGGCGATCGCGACAGCGAGGGCAACATCCGCAAGGTGGCCCAGGAGTTCGAATCCTTGTTCGTCAGCGAGATGCTCAAAGCCTCGCGCAAGGCCAGCGATGTGCTGGCCGACGAAGAAAACCCGATGAACAGCGACACCACCAAGCAGTACCGCGACATGTACGACCAGCAGCTGGCGGTCAGCATGTCCCGCGAGGGTGGTGGTATCGGCCTGCAGGACGTGCTGGTGCGCCAGTTGAGCAAGAACAAGAGTGGAGCGGTCAACAACAGCCCGTTCCCGCGTATCGACGGCCCGGCGCCAGCATTGTGGGGTGGTGGTCGTGTGGCCCAGCCGGCGCGGGGCGAACAGGCCGCGGCCGGGCGCAACGATGTGGCGGCGCTCAACTCGCGGCGCCTGGCGCTGCCGGGCAAGCTTACCGATCGCCTGCTGGCCGGCATCGTGCCGTCGGCGGCGGGCGCCACCGGCGATAGCGCCTTGCCCCAGCGCAACGGGCCGTCGCTGGCCGGTGTCGCCCGTGGCGACTGGCAGCCAGCGCAGACCTTCGCCGCGCCACGCGAGCGCGAGGGCATGCGTATTATCGGCCGCGCCGTGGCCCAGCCGCCGCTGGCGCCGAACAAGGCCTTCAGCGACAGCGACGCGTTCGTTGCCACCATGCTGCCGATGGCCGAGCAAGCGGCCAAGCGCATTGGCATCGACCCACGCTACCTGGTGGCTCAGGCCGCGCTGGAAACCGGTTGGGGCAAGTCGGTGATGCGCAACCCCGATGGCAGCAGCAGCCACAACCTGTTCGGCATCAAGGCCACCGGTAACTGGCAGGGTGGCGAGGCGAGGGCGATCACCAGCGAATTTCGCGGCGGCCAGTTCGTCAAGGAGACGGCGGCGTTCCGTTCCTACGACTCGTACCAGGACAGCTTCCACGACCTGGTCAGCCTGTTGCAGAACAACAGTCGCTATAAAGATGCCGTCGGCTCGGCCGATAAACCGGAACAGTTTGCAAGAGAGCTGCAGAAGGCTGGCTACGCCACCGACCCGGACTATGCCCGCAAGATCATCAGCATTGCCCGGCAACTGCAGCCGACCCAGGAATACGCCATGGCTGGCACTACCACGAATCTATAA
- a CDS encoding flagellar basal body P-ring protein FlgI: MFNARRLIAATLLLSCAFGAHAERLKDIASISGVRANQLIGYGLVVGLNGTGDQTTQTPFTLQTFNNMLSQFGIKVPPGSGNVQLKNVAAVSVHADLPAFAKPGQVVDITVSSIGNSKSLRGGSLLMTPLKGVDGNVYAIAQGNLVVGGFDAEGRDGSKITVNVPSAGRIPGGASVERAVPSGFNQGNSLTLNLNRPDFTTAKRIVDKVNELLGPGVAQAIDGGSVRVTAPMDPSQRVDYLSILENLEIDPGQAVAKVIINSRTGTIVIGQNVKVSPAAVTHGSLTVTITEDPIVSQPGPFSNGQTAVVPRSRVNAEQEAKPMFKFGPGTTLDEIVRAVNQVGAAPSDLMAILEALKQAGALQADLIVI; encoded by the coding sequence ATGTTCAACGCTAGGCGGTTGATTGCCGCGACCTTGCTCCTGTCCTGCGCGTTCGGTGCCCATGCCGAGCGCCTGAAGGACATCGCCAGCATCTCTGGTGTGCGCGCCAACCAGCTGATCGGCTACGGTCTGGTGGTGGGCCTCAACGGCACGGGTGACCAGACCACCCAGACGCCGTTCACCCTGCAGACCTTCAACAACATGCTCTCGCAGTTCGGCATCAAGGTGCCGCCGGGGTCAGGCAACGTGCAGTTGAAGAACGTTGCGGCGGTGTCGGTGCATGCCGACCTGCCGGCGTTCGCCAAGCCGGGGCAGGTGGTCGACATCACCGTGTCGTCCATCGGTAACTCCAAGAGCCTGCGCGGCGGTAGCCTGTTGATGACGCCGCTCAAAGGGGTCGACGGCAACGTCTACGCCATCGCCCAGGGCAACCTGGTGGTGGGCGGGTTCGACGCCGAGGGTCGCGACGGCTCGAAAATCACCGTCAACGTTCCGTCGGCCGGGCGGATTCCCGGCGGCGCGTCCGTCGAGCGTGCGGTGCCGAGCGGCTTCAACCAGGGCAACAGCCTGACCCTGAACCTCAATCGCCCGGACTTCACCACCGCCAAGCGCATCGTCGACAAGGTCAACGAGCTGCTCGGCCCAGGTGTCGCCCAGGCCATCGATGGTGGTTCGGTGCGGGTGACCGCGCCGATGGACCCGAGCCAGCGTGTCGACTACCTGTCGATCCTGGAGAACCTCGAGATCGATCCGGGCCAGGCAGTGGCCAAGGTCATCATCAATTCGCGCACCGGTACCATCGTCATTGGCCAGAACGTCAAGGTGTCGCCGGCGGCGGTGACCCACGGCAGCCTGACCGTGACCATCACCGAAGACCCGATCGTCAGCCAGCCGGGGCCGTTCTCCAATGGCCAGACCGCGGTGGTGCCGCGCTCGCGGGTGAATGCCGAGCAGGAAGCCAAGCCGATGTTCAAGTTCGGCCCGGGCACCACGCTGGATGAGATCGTCCGTGCGGTGAACCAGGTCGGCGCGGCGCCCAGCGACCTGATGGCGATCCTCGAAGCCCTGAAGCAGGCCGGCGCGTTGCAAGCCGACCTGATCGTGATCTGA
- the flgH gene encoding flagellar basal body L-ring protein FlgH yields the protein MMRSLSVFALGGVVLLAGCVAPTPKPNDPYYAPVLPRTPLPAAANNGSIYQAGFEQSLYTDRKAFRVGDIITITLNERTSASKNAGSQIQKNSKANLGLTSLFGTVPNTNNPLGSGDLTLEAGYSGDRSTKGDSKATQGNTLTGSITVTVAEVLPNGIIAVRGEKWMTLNTGEELVRIAGLVRADDIATDNTVPSTRVADARITYSGTGSFADASQPGWLDRFFISPLWPF from the coding sequence ATGATGCGTTCGTTGTCCGTATTCGCCCTGGGGGGGGTGGTGTTGTTGGCCGGTTGCGTCGCGCCGACGCCCAAGCCCAACGACCCGTACTATGCGCCGGTCCTGCCGCGCACCCCGCTGCCGGCAGCGGCCAACAATGGCTCGATCTACCAGGCCGGTTTCGAACAGAGCCTGTACACCGATCGCAAGGCGTTCCGGGTCGGCGACATCATCACCATCACCCTCAACGAGCGCACCTCGGCGAGCAAGAACGCCGGCTCGCAGATCCAGAAGAACAGCAAGGCCAACCTTGGCCTGACCTCGCTGTTCGGTACCGTGCCCAACACCAACAACCCGCTGGGCAGCGGCGACCTGACCCTGGAGGCCGGCTACAGCGGTGACCGCAGCACCAAGGGCGACAGCAAGGCCACCCAGGGCAACACCCTGACCGGCTCGATCACCGTCACCGTGGCCGAGGTGCTGCCCAACGGCATCATCGCCGTGCGCGGCGAAAAGTGGATGACCTTGAACACCGGTGAAGAGCTGGTGCGCATTGCCGGCCTGGTGCGCGCCGACGACATCGCCACCGACAACACCGTGCCGTCCACCCGTGTGGCCGACGCGCGCATCACCTATTCGGGCACCGGCTCGTTCGCCGATGCCAGCCAGCCGGGTTGGCTGGACCGTTTCTTCATCAGCCCGCTCTGGCCTTTCTGA
- the flgG gene encoding flagellar basal-body rod protein FlgG: MLPALWVAKTGLSAQDTNLAVISNNLANVSTTGFKRDRAEFQDLLYQIKRQPGAQSTQDSELPSGLQVGTGVRIVGTQKSFIAGSLQTTENPLDMAVNGRGFFQILQPDGTVSYTRDGTFHLNSDGQIVTANGFALEPAIVVPPDAQTFTVGKDGTVSITTVGNPAAQIIGNIQTADFINPAGLQAIGGNLFLETAASGAPQVGTPGLNGFGTTEQQTLEASNVSTVEELVNMITTQRAYEMNSKVISTADKMLSFVTQQL; this comes from the coding sequence ATGCTTCCAGCTCTTTGGGTCGCGAAAACCGGCCTGTCCGCCCAGGACACCAACCTGGCGGTCATCTCCAACAACCTGGCGAACGTCTCGACCACCGGCTTCAAGCGCGATCGTGCCGAGTTCCAGGACCTTTTGTACCAGATCAAGCGTCAGCCCGGCGCCCAGTCGACCCAGGACAGCGAACTGCCTTCGGGCCTGCAGGTCGGTACCGGTGTGCGCATCGTCGGCACACAGAAGAGCTTCATCGCCGGCAGCCTGCAGACCACCGAAAACCCGCTGGACATGGCGGTCAACGGCCGTGGCTTCTTCCAGATCCTGCAGCCGGACGGCACCGTGAGCTACACCCGTGACGGTACCTTCCACCTGAACTCCGACGGCCAGATCGTCACCGCCAACGGCTTTGCCCTGGAGCCGGCCATCGTCGTGCCGCCAGATGCGCAGACCTTCACCGTCGGCAAGGACGGCACTGTGTCGATCACCACCGTGGGCAACCCGGCGGCGCAGATCATCGGCAACATCCAGACCGCCGACTTCATCAACCCGGCCGGCCTGCAGGCCATCGGCGGCAACCTGTTCCTGGAGACCGCCGCCAGCGGCGCGCCGCAGGTCGGTACCCCGGGCCTGAACGGCTTCGGCACCACCGAGCAGCAGACCCTGGAAGCTTCCAACGTCAGCACCGTCGAAGAACTGGTGAACATGATCACCACCCAGCGCGCCTACGAGATGAACTCCAAGGTCATCTCCACCGCCGACAAGATGCTGTCGTTCGTCACCCAGCAGCTGTAA
- a CDS encoding flagellar basal body rod protein FlgF translates to MDKMLYVAMTGASQNALAQKAHANNLANVSTNGFQRDLEQARSMPVFGDSFPARAFAMTERPATDFSEGALVETGRPLDVAVAGKGFIAVQAPDGSEAYVRTGSLNIDALGVLRAGNGMPVIGNGGPIAIPPEQQVEVGDDGTISIRAMGEDPRVMAEVDRIKLVNPDIKGLTKGLDGMIHTGNGQPADADVNVRVVSGFLESSNVNAVEEMTSVLALSRQFELHVKMMNAAKEGDEAMARVLQIG, encoded by the coding sequence GTGGACAAGATGCTTTATGTGGCCATGACCGGCGCCAGCCAGAACGCGCTGGCGCAGAAGGCCCATGCCAACAACCTGGCGAACGTTTCCACCAACGGTTTCCAGCGTGACCTGGAGCAGGCGCGTTCGATGCCGGTGTTCGGCGACAGCTTTCCGGCGCGCGCCTTCGCCATGACCGAGCGTCCGGCCACCGACTTCAGCGAAGGCGCCCTGGTCGAGACCGGCCGTCCGCTGGACGTGGCCGTGGCCGGCAAGGGGTTCATCGCCGTGCAGGCGCCCGATGGCAGCGAAGCCTACGTGCGCACCGGCAGCCTGAACATCGACGCCCTGGGCGTGCTGCGCGCCGGCAACGGCATGCCGGTGATCGGCAATGGCGGCCCGATCGCCATTCCGCCGGAGCAGCAGGTCGAGGTGGGCGACGACGGCACCATCAGCATTCGCGCCATGGGCGAGGATCCGCGGGTGATGGCCGAGGTCGACCGCATCAAGCTGGTCAACCCGGACATCAAGGGCCTGACCAAGGGCCTGGACGGCATGATTCACACCGGCAATGGCCAGCCCGCCGACGCCGACGTCAATGTCCGCGTGGTCTCGGGCTTCCTGGAATCGAGCAACGTCAACGCGGTCGAGGAGATGACCTCGGTGCTGGCGTTGTCCCGTCAGTTCGAACTGCACGTCAAGATGATGAACGCGGCCAAGGAAGGCGATGAAGCCATGGCGCGCGTCTTGCAAATCGGCTAA
- the flgE gene encoding flagellar hook protein FlgE, with the protein MSFNIGLSGLYAANKSLNVTGNNIANVATTGFKSSRAEFGDQYSQSIRGTAGGKTQVGSGVKTMAVSQMFNPGNINGTGQALDMAIDGNGFFALNDNGSRIYTRAGAFYSDKEGYVVNASGANLQGYPVDENGKVIPGVLTDLKIDTSNLAPKPTGRISETVNLNSSANAPTVSPFDPTNVNSYNYTFNTPVYDSQGNEHQMNQYFVKDAGTNSWTMYTTIAGRNPADPTLTTPLVNKLPFTSAGKLDTAAMAAGAVPGGLTIAADKTFQLNNWVPAEKNAAGAWVGNGATARVGGVTLDMLATTQFNAASATTAKDQDGYATGELAGLTVDQSGNMFANFTNGQNKVIGQVVIANFANLQGLTPVGATAWKESYASGVPIIGEPDTGTLGRIAGSSLEDSNVDLTGELVNLIKAQSNYQANAKTISTESTIMQTIIQMT; encoded by the coding sequence ATGTCTTTCAATATCGGCCTTAGCGGTCTCTATGCGGCGAACAAATCCCTGAACGTTACCGGCAACAACATTGCCAACGTCGCCACCACCGGTTTCAAATCGTCGCGCGCCGAGTTCGGCGACCAGTATTCGCAATCGATCCGCGGCACTGCCGGCGGCAAGACCCAGGTCGGCAGCGGCGTGAAGACCATGGCGGTCTCGCAGATGTTCAACCCCGGCAACATCAATGGCACCGGCCAGGCGCTGGACATGGCCATCGACGGCAACGGCTTCTTCGCCCTGAACGACAATGGCTCGCGCATCTATACCCGTGCCGGCGCCTTCTACAGCGACAAGGAAGGCTACGTGGTCAACGCCAGCGGCGCCAACCTGCAGGGCTATCCGGTGGATGAAAACGGCAAGGTGATCCCGGGCGTGCTGACCGACCTGAAGATCGACACCTCGAACCTGGCGCCGAAGCCGACCGGGCGCATTTCCGAGACCGTCAACCTGAACTCCAGCGCCAATGCGCCGACGGTTTCGCCGTTCGACCCGACCAATGTCAACAGCTACAACTACACCTTCAACACCCCGGTGTACGACAGCCAGGGTAACGAGCACCAGATGAACCAGTACTTCGTCAAGGATGCCGGCACCAACTCCTGGACCATGTACACCACCATCGCCGGCCGTAACCCGGCCGACCCGACGCTGACCACGCCATTGGTCAACAAGCTGCCGTTTACCTCGGCAGGCAAGCTGGATACCGCGGCCATGGCTGCTGGCGCGGTTCCCGGTGGCCTGACCATCGCCGCCGACAAGACCTTCCAGCTGAACAACTGGGTGCCGGCCGAGAAGAACGCGGCAGGTGCCTGGGTGGGCAACGGCGCCACTGCTCGCGTCGGTGGCGTGACCCTGGACATGCTGGCCACCACCCAGTTCAACGCAGCCTCGGCGACCACCGCCAAGGACCAGGACGGCTACGCCACCGGTGAACTCGCCGGCCTGACCGTCGACCAGAGCGGCAACATGTTCGCCAACTTCACCAACGGCCAGAACAAGGTGATCGGCCAGGTGGTGATCGCCAACTTCGCCAACCTGCAAGGCCTGACCCCGGTCGGCGCCACTGCCTGGAAAGAGTCCTACGCGTCGGGCGTGCCGATCATCGGCGAGCCGGACACCGGTACCCTGGGCCGCATTGCCGGCAGCTCTCTGGAAGACTCCAACGTCGACCTGACCGGTGAGCTGGTCAACCTGATCAAGGCGCAGAGCAACTACCAGGCCAACGCCAAGACCATTTCCACCGAAAGCACCATCATGCAGACCATCATCCAGATGACCTGA
- the flgD gene encoding flagellar hook assembly protein FlgD codes for MTTTNTDNQVGSGYLESLQKPTSKNNGSTGQAGSALGKDAFLQLLVTQMKNQNPLDPQDNGEFVAQLAQFSSLEGIQSLKESVDGILTGIGSSQALQATSLVGRSVIVQTDKAVVDTTKSFNGQVVVPSNISEGKVTIKDKDGKVVKTIELSAQKAGTADFIWDGTNDKGEKVDPGNYTFSAETKVDGKAKTLATLLPAKVNSVSFQNGSEMMLDLAGIGKVGISKVTTIGI; via the coding sequence ATGACTACCACCAATACCGATAACCAGGTTGGCAGCGGCTATCTGGAGTCACTGCAAAAGCCCACCAGCAAGAACAACGGCAGCACCGGCCAGGCCGGCAGCGCGCTGGGCAAGGACGCGTTCCTGCAGTTGCTGGTGACGCAGATGAAGAACCAGAACCCGCTCGATCCCCAGGACAACGGCGAGTTCGTTGCGCAGCTGGCGCAATTCAGCAGCCTCGAAGGCATCCAGTCGCTCAAGGAGTCGGTTGACGGCATCCTCACCGGCATCGGTTCGTCCCAGGCGCTGCAGGCGACCTCGCTGGTCGGCCGTTCGGTGATTGTGCAGACCGACAAGGCCGTGGTCGACACCACCAAGAGCTTCAATGGCCAGGTCGTGGTGCCGTCGAACATCAGCGAAGGCAAGGTCACCATCAAGGACAAGGACGGCAAGGTGGTCAAGACCATCGAGCTGAGCGCGCAGAAGGCCGGTACCGCCGACTTCATCTGGGATGGCACCAACGACAAGGGCGAGAAGGTCGACCCGGGCAACTACACCTTCAGCGCCGAGACCAAGGTCGACGGCAAGGCCAAGACGCTGGCCACGTTGCTGCCGGCCAAGGTCAACAGTGTCAGCTTCCAGAATGGCAGCGAGATGATGCTCGACCTGGCTGGCATCGGCAAAGTCGGCATCTCCAAAGTCACCACCATCGGAATTTAA
- the flgC gene encoding flagellar basal body rod protein FlgC gives MSLASVFNIAGSGMSAQNTRLNTVASNIANAETVSSSIDQTYRARHPVFATTFQQAQAGAGQSLFEDQGEAGQGVQVKGIIEDQSNLEARYEPNHPAANKDGYVYYPNVNVVEEMADMISASRAFQTNAELMNTAKNMMQKVLTLGQ, from the coding sequence ATGTCCCTTGCCAGTGTCTTCAATATCGCCGGTAGCGGCATGAGCGCGCAGAACACGCGCCTGAACACCGTCGCCTCGAACATCGCCAACGCCGAGACCGTCTCCTCGAGCATCGACCAGACCTACCGCGCCCGCCATCCGGTGTTCGCCACCACCTTCCAGCAGGCCCAGGCCGGCGCCGGCCAGTCGCTGTTCGAGGACCAGGGCGAGGCGGGGCAGGGCGTGCAGGTCAAGGGCATCATCGAGGACCAGAGCAACCTCGAGGCGCGTTACGAGCCGAACCATCCGGCGGCGAACAAGGACGGCTACGTCTACTACCCGAACGTCAACGTGGTCGAGGAGATGGCCGACATGATCTCCGCCAGCCGTGCGTTCCAGACCAACGCCGAGCTGATGAACACCGCCAAGAACATGATGCAGAAAGTGCTGACCCTGGGTCAGTAA
- the flgB gene encoding flagellar basal body rod protein FlgB produces the protein MSISFDKALGIHEKALGFRAQRAEVLANNIANADTPNYKARDMDFSSVLAAESDKQQKGRIALDRTNNRHIEAEGLAMMDDTLKYRTPMQPSIDQNTVDAQIEQSNYTENAVGFQASFTLLNSKFKGLVSALRGE, from the coding sequence ATGAGCATCAGCTTCGACAAGGCGCTTGGCATCCACGAAAAGGCATTGGGCTTCCGTGCCCAGCGTGCCGAGGTGCTGGCCAACAACATCGCCAACGCTGACACGCCGAACTACAAGGCGCGCGACATGGACTTCTCGTCGGTGCTCGCCGCCGAGTCCGACAAGCAGCAGAAAGGCCGTATCGCCCTGGATCGCACCAATAATCGCCATATCGAGGCCGAGGGCCTGGCGATGATGGACGACACCTTGAAGTACCGCACGCCGATGCAGCCGTCGATCGACCAGAACACCGTGGACGCGCAGATCGAGCAATCGAACTACACGGAAAACGCCGTTGGCTTCCAGGCCAGCTTCACCCTGCTCAACAGTAAATTCAAAGGGCTGGTATCGGCCCTGCGTGGAGAGTGA
- the cheR gene encoding protein-glutamate O-methyltransferase CheR: MSTGNLDFEQFRVFLEKACGILLGENKQYLVSSRLNKLMEQQGIKSLGELVQRIQTQPRGGLREQVVDAMTTNETLWFRDTYPFEVLKNKVIPEFIKGNPGQRLRIWSAACSSGQEPYSISMAIDEFERSNLGQLKMGAQIVATDLSGAMLNNCKTGEYDSLAIARGLSQERLQRYFDTKGPGRWAVKPPIRSRVEFRSYNLLDSYAPLGKFDIVFCRNVLIYFSAQVKKDILMRIHGTLKPGGYLFLGASEALNGLPDHYQMVQCSPGIIYQAK, translated from the coding sequence TTGTCTACGGGTAATTTGGATTTCGAACAGTTCCGGGTCTTCCTGGAGAAAGCCTGTGGCATCCTGCTGGGCGAGAATAAGCAGTACCTGGTCTCCAGCCGTCTCAACAAGCTGATGGAGCAGCAGGGCATCAAGTCGCTGGGCGAACTGGTGCAGCGCATCCAGACCCAGCCGCGCGGTGGCCTGCGCGAGCAGGTGGTCGATGCCATGACCACCAACGAGACACTCTGGTTTCGCGACACCTACCCGTTCGAGGTACTGAAGAACAAGGTGATTCCGGAGTTCATCAAGGGCAACCCCGGCCAGCGTCTACGTATCTGGTCGGCGGCCTGTTCGTCGGGGCAGGAGCCGTATTCCATCTCCATGGCCATCGACGAGTTCGAGCGCAGCAACCTGGGCCAGTTGAAGATGGGCGCGCAGATCGTCGCCACCGACCTCTCCGGCGCCATGCTCAACAACTGCAAGACCGGCGAGTACGACAGCCTGGCCATTGCCCGCGGCTTGTCCCAGGAGCGTTTGCAGCGTTACTTCGACACCAAGGGGCCTGGGCGTTGGGCGGTCAAGCCACCGATTCGCAGCCGCGTCGAGTTCCGCTCGTACAACCTGCTCGACAGCTACGCGCCGCTGGGCAAGTTCGACATCGTGTTCTGTCGCAATGTACTGATCTACTTCTCGGCCCAGGTCAAGAAGGACATCCTGATGCGCATCCACGGCACGCTCAAGCCGGGCGGCTATCTGTTCCTGGGTGCGTCCGAGGCGCTCAATGGCCTGCCGGACCACTACCAGATGGTGCAGTGCAGCCCGGGGATCATCTACCAGGCCAAGTGA